A genomic window from Punica granatum isolate Tunisia-2019 chromosome 2, ASM765513v2, whole genome shotgun sequence includes:
- the LOC116196525 gene encoding uncharacterized protein LOC116196525, which produces MGNEFLLGDPAFIQFEFHSIFQMLSGDLHLPKTLNPLLPSSFPNPLLKTLTLSPPPRPWTPKPLSLSLSDLPSLPRYNVPGRREVRALAGRSKKKPGGPSPGRIEGGAGVRREAKRNARRKSQKLAESLFYRLKNPNKNYADNFSEEELQMIGLGYDRMVRFMEKDDPELRHPYDWYKYGEYGPYSWRGVVVGEPIRGRFSDECVTMIGEVRSHEEWEKIEQFEMASEFGKRVKEMDKNVGFRYFWVFVRHPKWRISDPPWEQWTLISEVVLEAGKQRLDKWSLMGRLGNKARSLVTQCAAWMRPDIIYVKRPVYQCRFEPQDNFFRALTPFLDPRTEREFQFEVVNEDGSVELSTYFGGLCKIVKVNPKAFVDDVVKAYERLSDERRSECLRFLLENHPVELLHPYTKEWKAKLEEMELGCDAPDEEEDEWRARGDTGDNEIVDWIEDFGDDEDEDDDVIEDVDDEQEGSDDVEEDEKFWEEEFKKAVSSSERMELLAKRSVEKSTEFYRSQMKPKEKGRDNDGDETELRGKRAKVSPQEWKIAGIGPWRKRIKKSEIPPELFLKAAVRPFTYRNLVKEIVLMRHAILDGSIGSKA; this is translated from the coding sequence ATGGGAAATGAGTTTCTCCTGGGAGATCCAGCGTTCATCCAATTCGAATTCCATTCCATTTTCCAGATGCTGAGCGGAGACCTTCATCTTCCAAAAACCCTAAACCCTCTGCTGCCCTCTTCCTTCCCCAATCCTCTCCTCAAGACCCTAACCCTAAGTCCCCCACCACGACCCTGGACCCCCAagcccctctccctctccctctccgaTTTACCCTCTCTTCCCCGCTACAATGTGCCCGGCCGCCGCGAAGTCCGCGCTCTCGCCGGCCGGAGCAAGAAGAAGCCCGGCGGTCCCTCCCCTGGTCGGATCGAGGGAGGTGCTGGGGTCCGCCGGGAGGCCAAGCGGAACGCCCGCAGGAAGAGCCAGAAGCTCGCCGAGTCCCTCTTCTACCGCCTCAAGAATCCCAACAAGAACTACGCTGATAACTTCTCCGAGGAGGAGCTCCAGATGATTGGGCTTGGGTACGATCGGATGGTCAGGTTCATGGAGAAGGACGACCCCGAGCTACGCCACCCATACGACTGGTACAAGTACGGCGAGTACGGGCCCTACTCGTGGCGCGGCGTCGTGGTTGGGGAACCCATCAGGGGGCGGTTCTCGGATGAGTGTGTCACGATGATTGGGGAGGTTCGGTCCCACGAGGAGTGGGAGAAAATTGAGCAGTTCGAGATGGCGTCCGAGTTTGGCAAAAGAGTGAAGGAGATGGATAAGAACGTCGGATTCCGATATTTCTGGGTCTTCGTCAGGCATCCGAAGTGGAGAATCTCCGACCCGCCTTGGGAGCAATGGACATTGATCTCCGAGGTGGTCTTGGAAGCCGGGAAGCAGAGACTGGACAAGTGGAGCTTAATGGGACGCTTAGGGAACAAGGCGAGGAGTTTAGTCACCCAATGCGCTGCGTGGATGAGGCCCGACATAATCTATGTTAAGAGGCCCGTTTATCAGTGCCGGTTCGAGCCCCAGGACAACTTTTTCCGGGCTTTGACGCCCTTCCTGGACCCGAGAACGGAGAGAGAGTTCCAGTTCGAGGTGGTGAATGAGGATGGAAGTGTTGAGTTGTCCACTTACTTCGGTGGGTTGTGCAAGATTGTGAAGGTGAATCCAAAGGCTTTTGTCGATGATGTGGTGAAGGCGTACGAAAGGTTGAGTGACGAGAGGAGGAGCGAGTGCTTGAGGTTTTTGCTGGAGAATCATCCTGTGGAGTTGTTGCATCCGTACACAAAGGAGTGGAAAGCAAAGCTCGAGGAGATGGAGTTGGGCTGTGATGCCCcggatgaggaggaggacgaGTGGCGGGCCCGAGGTGATACTGGCGATAATGAGATTGTGGATTGGATCGAAGATTTTggtgatgatgaggatgaggatgatgatgtgaTTGAGGATGTGGATGATGAACAAGAGGGTTCGGATGATGTGGAGGAGGATGAGAAGTTTTGGGAAGAGGAGTTCAAGAAGGCAGTGAGTAGCTCCGAGAGGATGGAGCTGTTGGCGAAGAGGAGCGTAGAGAAGTCCACTGAGTTTTATAGGAGCCAGATGAAGCCGAAGGAGAAAGGAAGAGATAACGATGGGGATGAGACCGAGCTGAGGGGAAAGCGGGCCAAAGTGAGCCCTCAAGAGTGGAAGATTGCTGGAATTGGGCCGTGGAGGAAGAGGATAAAGAAGAGCGAGATTCCGCCGGAACTGTTTTTGAAAGCTGCAGTGAGGCCATTCACTTATCGGAACCTCGTGAAGGAGATCGTCCTCATGAGGCATGCCATTTTGGATGGTTCAATTGGTAGCAAAGCTTGA